GGGGATCACGGTGAACAACGTCCCGCCGTCGGGTATCGAGACCCCCATGCAACACCAGTCGCAAGCCGCGGGAATGCTGCCGTCCAACGAGCAGATGGCGGCCAGCATTCCGGTCGGTCACCTCGGCACCGGTGAGGACATCGCGGCCGCGGTCGGCTTCCTGTGCTCGGACGAGGCGGGTTTCATCACGGGTCAGACCCTGGGTGTCAACGGCGGATCGGTGATGTGATGACAAGGACGAAAAACACGACAGCACAGGGAGGTTCGCATGGCGAGGTGGCCTAAGCCCGCAGAGGGCAGCTGGACGGAGCACTATCCGGATCTCGGTACCGGACCGATCTCGTTCCGCGATTCCATTTCGCCGGAGTTCTACGAACTCGAGCGCGAGGCGGTGTTCAAGAAGGCGTGGCTCAACGTCGGCCGGGTGGAGGAGGTGCCGCGGGTCGGCAGCTACTTCACCAAGGAGATCGAGGTGGCAGGAGTCTCGGTGATCGTGGTGAAGGGCCGCGACGAGACGATCCGTGCCTTCTACAACGTCTGCCGCCACCGCGGTAACAAGCTGGTGTGGAACGACTACCCGGCAGAGGAGGTCAAGGGCACCTGCCGGCAGTTCACCTGCAAGTACCACGGGTGGCGCTACGGCCTCGACGGTGAGCTGAAGTTCGTCCAGCAGTCCGGTGAGTTCTTCGACCTGGACACCGAGAACCTCGGGCTCGCACCGGTGCAGTGCGACGTCTGGAACGGGTTCATCTTCATCAACCTGGACCCCGAACCGCGGTGGGGTCTGCGAGAGTTCCTCGGCCCCATGATCACAGCACTGGACGACTATCCGTTCGGGCTCATGACCGAGCGGTACGAATTCGAGGCGCACAACAACAGCAACTGGAAGATCTTCGCCGACGCGTTCCAGGAGTACTACCACGTACCGTCGCTGCACAGCCAGCAGGTGCCCAGCGAGGTGCGCCAACCGAATGCGACCTTCGAGTGTGGGCATTTCCAGATCGACGGACCGCACCGACTGGTGTCCACCGCGGGGACCCGCCGGTGGTTGCTCGCGCCGGAGTACATGTATCCGGTCGAACGGGCCACGCGCAGCGGGCTCGTCGGACCGTGGCGGACCCCCGAGACCCACTTCAGCGCCGGCCTGAACCCGGGAAACATCGAGCCGTGGGGCATCACGAACTTCCAGATCTTCCCGAACCTGGAGATCCTCATCTACCACGGCTGGTACCTGCTCTACCGGTACTGGCCGACGTCGCACAACACCCACAGGTTCGAGGCCTACAACGCGTTCCATCCGGCGCGCACGGTACGTGAGCGCATCGAACACGAGGTCGCCTCCGTGGTGCTCAAGGAGTTCGCGCTCCAGGACGCCGGCATGCTCGGCGGCACGCAGGCGGCGCTGGAGTACGGCCTGGGCGAGCCGGTAGTCGACGACTACCCGCTCAGCGACCAGGAAATCCTCGTCCGCCACCTGCACAAGGTGTCCGTCGACTGGGTCGAACGCTACAAGGCCGAACGCGCACCGGTGGGGGTGTGACCATGACGGAATCGCGCCTACCCAGCGCCTTCGCCGAGTTCGAGCCGTTCGCCGAGGCATGGTGTCTGGCAACTGAAGCCGAGCGGTGGGCGACACGGCTGGCCACGCCGATGCCGAAGATTCGGGAGTTCTACGACGCATTCTCGCCCCGCTTCGAGGAGGCGATCGACTACTGCGACAAGTTCCCGCTCGACGACGTGCCCGACGACGCGCTGAACCTGCTGCACCTCATCTACTCGATGGTGATGGTCTCGATGGCCGTCGAGATCTTCGGTACGCAGAAACCCGCCGACTCGGCCGACGCTGTGATGCACCGCGTCAGCGCGCCGGTGCCGTGACCAACAGGGTGCAGTGACCAACAGGATGGAAACCATGAGTCTGCTGACGATCAACAAGCTCACCGCATCGGTCGGTGCGGAGGTGACCGGACTCGATCCAGAGGCGCTGGCCGCCGACGACGCGCTCGCCACCGCGGTGCTCGATGCGCTGGAAGACAATGGGGTGCTGGTCTTTCCGGGCCTTCACCTCCAACCGCAGGCGCAGGTGGAATTCTGCCGGCGCCTCGGCGGCATCGACCATTCGTCCGACGGGCACCACCCGGTCGCCGGGATCTACCCCGTCACCCTCGACAAGTCGAAGAACTCCTCGGCCGGCTATCTGCGGGCGACGTTCGACTGGCACATCGACGGATGCACGCCCACCGGCGACGAGTACCCGCAGATGGCGACGGTGCTCTCCGCCCTGCAGGTGGCCGAACAGGGCGGGGAGACGGAGTTCGCCAGCTCCTACGCCGCCTACGATCACCTCGGCGCGGACGAGAAGCAACGGCTGGCGTCGCTGCGGGTGGTGCACTCGCTGGAGGCCTCGCAACGCCGTGTCACCCCCGATCCGTCACCGGAGCTGTTGGCGCGGTGGCGGTCCCGGCCGACGCACGAACATCCCCTGGTGTGGACCCACCGCAGCGGCCGCAGGTCGTTGGTGCTCGGCGCCTCGGCGGACTACGTCGTCGG
Above is a window of Mycolicibacterium baixiangningiae DNA encoding:
- a CDS encoding aromatic ring-hydroxylating oxygenase subunit alpha, coding for MARWPKPAEGSWTEHYPDLGTGPISFRDSISPEFYELEREAVFKKAWLNVGRVEEVPRVGSYFTKEIEVAGVSVIVVKGRDETIRAFYNVCRHRGNKLVWNDYPAEEVKGTCRQFTCKYHGWRYGLDGELKFVQQSGEFFDLDTENLGLAPVQCDVWNGFIFINLDPEPRWGLREFLGPMITALDDYPFGLMTERYEFEAHNNSNWKIFADAFQEYYHVPSLHSQQVPSEVRQPNATFECGHFQIDGPHRLVSTAGTRRWLLAPEYMYPVERATRSGLVGPWRTPETHFSAGLNPGNIEPWGITNFQIFPNLEILIYHGWYLLYRYWPTSHNTHRFEAYNAFHPARTVRERIEHEVASVVLKEFALQDAGMLGGTQAALEYGLGEPVVDDYPLSDQEILVRHLHKVSVDWVERYKAERAPVGV
- a CDS encoding TauD/TfdA dioxygenase family protein yields the protein MSLLTINKLTASVGAEVTGLDPEALAADDALATAVLDALEDNGVLVFPGLHLQPQAQVEFCRRLGGIDHSSDGHHPVAGIYPVTLDKSKNSSAGYLRATFDWHIDGCTPTGDEYPQMATVLSALQVAEQGGETEFASSYAAYDHLGADEKQRLASLRVVHSLEASQRRVTPDPSPELLARWRSRPTHEHPLVWTHRSGRRSLVLGASADYVVGMEVEEGRGLLADLLDRVTQPELVYSHTWSVGDTVIWDNRGVLHRAAPYPENSPREMLRTTVLGDEPIQ